The following proteins are co-located in the Mus caroli chromosome 7, CAROLI_EIJ_v1.1, whole genome shotgun sequence genome:
- the LOC110298496 gene encoding 40S ribosomal protein S27-like, translating to MPLTKDLLHSFPEEKRKQKKKRLVQSPNSYSMDVKCPGCYKITTVFSHAQMGVLCVGCSTVLCQPTGGKTRLTEGCFFRSRQH from the coding sequence ATGCCTCTCACAAAGgatctccttcattcctttccagaagagaagaggaaacaaaagaaaaagcgcCTGGTGCAGAGCCCCAATTCCTACTCTATGGATGTGAAATGCCCAGGATGCTATAAAATCACCACGGTTTTTAGCCATGCACAAATGGGAGTCTTGTGTGTTGGCTGCTCCACTGTCCTCTGTCAGCCTACAGGTGGAAAAACAAGGTTGACAGAGGGATGCTTCTTCAGGAGTAGGCAGCACTGA